The Clostridium beijerinckii genomic sequence TCTCTAACTAAATCCATACCTATCATTGAGATGTCATCTACTCTTCCAAGGAATGGGCTTACATATGTTGCTCCTGCATTTGCTGCAAGTAAAGCTTGTGTTGCTGAGAATATTAATGTTACATTTGTTTTAATTCCTTCACTAGCTAATACTTTAGTTGCCTTTAATCCTTCAGCTGTCATTGGAATCTTTACTATCATATTCTTATGAATTGCTGCAATTTCTCTTCCTTCTTTTATCATTCCTTCAGCATCTTCACTTACAACTTCTCCACTTATTGGTCCATCAACTATTTCTGTAATTTCTTTTATTACTTCATTGAAGTCTCTTCCTTCTTTTGCTATTAATGATGGATTTGTTGTTACACCACATATTACTCCCATTTCATTTGCTTCTTTAATGTGTTCCACATTTGCTGTGTCTAAAAAAAATCTCATTTTCCTAACATCTCCTCTTTATATATTTTGTTTGTTATTTAGCAACAAACTATTATTTGCATATTTACCTTCCATTTAATATTTATGTTTCATAATATTAAATTTAGACATTTTCTTTTTTAACTTCAATTTTATACGTCACTTTTTAATTCATACTTATTAAGGAGAATTTACAAAGGAGTTCCAATTGCTGATTAAAAATTCTCCTTAAAAATATGTTGGTTTATACTATGATATCTTATTGTCCATAATATGCATTCGCACCATGTTTTCTAAGATAATGTTTATCTAAAAGGTGCTGTTTGACACCCTTTACATCTTTGTTTAAAGTCATTGTCTTATATGCCATTTCAGCAACTTTATCTAATACTACTGCATTGTAAACTGCTGAATTAGCATCTTTTCCCCAAGCGAAAGGACCATGGTTTTTAACTACAATAGCTGGAACTTCTAATGGATTTTTATCTCCAATAGTTTCAACTATTACATTTCCTGTTTCTTTTTCATATTCTCCACTAATTTCTTCATCTGTTAGATCCCGAGTACAAGGAATATCCCCATAAAAATAATCTGCATGTGTTGTCCCAAAAGCTGGTATACTCATTCCTGCCTGAGCAAAAGTTGTTGCCCAATCTGAATGAGTATGAACAACGCCTCCAACACTCGGATAAGTTTTATACATAACTAAGTGAGTTGGAGTATCTGTTGAAGGTTTATACTTTCCTTCTACAACATTTCCTTCTAAGTCTACAACTACCATATCTTCTGCTTTCATAGTATCATAATCAACACCACTTGGTTTTATAACTACTAATCCAGTTTCTCTATCGATTTCACTAACATTTCCCCAAGTGTAGATTACAAGACCTTTTCTTTGAAGTTCCATATTAGCTTCATAAACTTTTTCCTTTAATTTCTCTAACATTTAAACACCCCTATCTGCTTGTTGTATGTATGTACGTACAAGCGTACATAAAAAAATAATATCTAATATATATCATTAAAGTTTATCTTTGCTCCAGTAACCCAAAATCAAGTCATCTAAAGCAAAGATAAAATTTAAACTCTAGAACAAGAATCTCTAACAATAAGTTCAGCACTGTATGTGTATTGAGGCTTATCTATTCTTCCCTCAATCATATCTATAATGCATTTGGCTGCTCTTATTCCCATTTCTTCTTTCGGATGCTTTATTGTTGTAAGTTTAACACCTGATGAAACTGCTAAACTAGAGTCATCGAAACTTACTATTGATAAATCTTTTGGTATCTCTATATTTTCTTTTCTACAATTATCTATTACCTTCAAAGCAACCTTATCATTATAGCAAACAATTGCAGTTGGCTTTTCTTCAAGATTTAAAATCTTCTTTATAAATTGGTCTATATACATCTCTTGATTATCAGTTATATATTCTCCTACTATACTTTTGTTAAAACTCAAGTCATATTCGTTTAGGGCCTTTATGTAACCCCTTCTTCTCTTTTCACCTTGTAAATCATCTGCTTTAAATAATGCAGCTATGTTTCTATGACCAAGTTCTAATAAATAATTAGTAAGCTTGTACCCTCCCTGTTCATCATCTACTACAATATATGCAGAATTTTCTTCATCACAATTAGCATTTATTGCAATATATTTTATATTGTTCTTTTCTAACTTTTTAATGCTATCATGATGCAGGTTATTTATTGTACTTTGTGCTGGTTCAACTATTAGTCCTGATATATCTTGGTTTATGATATCCTCAAAACATCTTCTTTCATTCTCAATGTCGTTGTTACTATTAAATAATAATAAATTATATCCCTTGCGTCTTAATTCTTCCTCTATACCTGATATAATTTTAGGAAAAATATAATCTGATATATAAGTTGTAAGAACAGCAACATTTTTTTTAACTTCATTAGTTTTTTTGTTAGAGTAAAAGCTTCCTTTTCCTCTTTCTTTATATATCCAGCCTTCTTGTACTAAATAAGTAAGAGCTTGTCTTA encodes the following:
- the fsa gene encoding fructose-6-phosphate aldolase — protein: MRFFLDTANVEHIKEANEMGVICGVTTNPSLIAKEGRDFNEVIKEITEIVDGPISGEVVSEDAEGMIKEGREIAAIHKNMIVKIPMTAEGLKATKVLASEGIKTNVTLIFSATQALLAANAGATYVSPFLGRVDDISMIGMDLVRDIAEIFAVHGIETEIIAASVRNPIHVIEAAKAGADISTVPYSLVMQMLKHPLTDQGLERFKADWAAAFGK
- a CDS encoding L-ribulose-5-phosphate 4-epimerase, with the protein product MLEKLKEKVYEANMELQRKGLVIYTWGNVSEIDRETGLVVIKPSGVDYDTMKAEDMVVVDLEGNVVEGKYKPSTDTPTHLVMYKTYPSVGGVVHTHSDWATTFAQAGMSIPAFGTTHADYFYGDIPCTRDLTDEEISGEYEKETGNVIVETIGDKNPLEVPAIVVKNHGPFAWGKDANSAVYNAVVLDKVAEMAYKTMTLNKDVKGVKQHLLDKHYLRKHGANAYYGQ
- a CDS encoding GntR family transcriptional regulator, producing MKEAETKHELIENYYISLIEENKVSAGDQLPSENEIANLFNVSRHTVRQALTYLVQEGWIYKERGKGSFYSNKKTNEVKKNVAVLTTYISDYIFPKIISGIEEELRRKGYNLLLFNSNNDIENERRCFEDIINQDISGLIVEPAQSTINNLHHDSIKKLEKNNIKYIAINANCDEENSAYIVVDDEQGGYKLTNYLLELGHRNIAALFKADDLQGEKRRRGYIKALNEYDLSFNKSIVGEYITDNQEMYIDQFIKKILNLEEKPTAIVCYNDKVALKVIDNCRKENIEIPKDLSIVSFDDSSLAVSSGVKLTTIKHPKEEMGIRAAKCIIDMIEGRIDKPQYTYSAELIVRDSCSRV